Proteins from one Xenopus tropicalis strain Nigerian chromosome 1, UCB_Xtro_10.0, whole genome shotgun sequence genomic window:
- the cartpt gene encoding cocaine- and amphetamine-regulated transcript protein: MESARLHLLLWPLLLLLSLSANCQEDSDSLETRAADFFSQGDNSVHEKDLIDALQEVLEKLKNKRLPLFEKKYGQVPMCDAGEQCAVRKGPRIGKLCDCPRRTSCNTFLLKCL; encoded by the exons ATGGAGAGCGCTCGGCTGCACCTCCTGCTCTGGCCGCTCCTCCTGCTCCTCTCTCTCTCAGCCAACTGCCAGGAAGACTCCGACTCACTGGAGACCAGAGCCGCCGACTTCTTCTCCCAGGGAGACAACAGCGTCCATGAGAAGGACCTG ATCGATGCGCTGCAAGAAGTGCtggaaaaactgaaaaataaaaggcTTCCTTTGTTTGAGAAAAAATATGGCCAAGTGCCCATG TGCGATGCTGGAGAACAATGCGCTGTCAGGAAAGGACCACGAATCGGAAAGCTCTGCGACTGCCCCAGACGGACTTCATGCAATACGTTTCTATTAAAGTGTTTGTGA